The following proteins are encoded in a genomic region of Periophthalmus magnuspinnatus isolate fPerMag1 chromosome 23, fPerMag1.2.pri, whole genome shotgun sequence:
- the pik3cg gene encoding phosphatidylinositol 4,5-bisphosphate 3-kinase catalytic subunit gamma isoform produces MDREQPVQLSDEEVVVIRDPRHRRRKKPICPLSHTTMDQVCVEFVLPTAARGGSSPDTLQIQVAGNWTVEQVKAQVWLKAVTSNLCPEFYQRFSPDHCILLYQKKGTVCEIYDKHQVFQTLDCIRYWRALKKDVGRIQMVQRPQPTDQSIQYQRYLNQLMGYDVTDVSNVHDDELEFTRRKLLTPRRIELNDRDPRLYCMDPWVTCKPLPQHLLSKVSNGFILVVIHIRTVSQTIKVSIDDTPEQVLSSFFAKTANKKALLGIPENMSENDYVLRVCGREEFLYGDKPLQNFNWIRQSLKNGEEIHLVLEMPPEPDLDVVQKEDWAQVDDCTGVAGTHEQLTIDEKDHERVFTISMWDCNRKFRVKILGLDIPTLPKTSELIVYIEASIFHGQQLLAQERTTSKPFTEEVLWNCWLEFSIKIKDLPKGARLNLQVVCGKQIQTPNSKTGSSYQDNTSDTASREGKSKNRLLYYVNLLLIDHRSLLRQGEFILHMWKMPEKNEESSSSINADKLTSATNPDKASSMAIAILLDKYCYPVALPKSRDMGKDLARDVGGGEEGEGGVRGQREMPNHLRKQFEAIVSTDPLHPLSPEDKELLWHFRHECMKHPRAYPKLLGSVRWGKQEDVLATHRLLERSSAWDSSGLDVGLAMQLLDCHYSDAQVRSMAVRKLETLEDDDVLRYLLQLVQAVKFEPYHDSALVRFLLKRALRSKRIGHFLFWFLRSEIAQSMHYQQRYAVLLEAYLRGCGEAMLLDFRKQVEMTEALQKVAREVKAMSADKYDITAQVVFQLRQKLEALQSSGLPESFRVPYDPGLRAGALLIEQCKVMASKKKPLWLQFKRADPTTLCKDPIGIIFKDGDDLRQDMLILQILRIMESIWETESLDLCLLPYGCISSGNRIGMIEIVKDATTIANIQQSVVGSTGAFKDEILYQWLRDKCVSEDKFQQAVEKFLFSCGGYCVATYVLGIGDRHNDNIMITESGNLFHIDFGHILGNYKSFMGISKEWVPFVLTPDFLYVMGTSGKKSSANFQKFQDVCVKAYLALRHHTNLLIILFSMMLMTGMPQLTSKEDIEYIREALTVGRSEDEAQRHLLDQIEICREKGWMVQINWFVHLVLGIKQGVEKRST; encoded by the exons ATGGACCGGGAGCAGCCGGTGCAGCTGAGTGACGAAGAGGTTGTAGTGATACGTGACCccagacacaggaggaggaagaagccCATCTGCCCTCTGTCCCACACGACCATGGACCAAGTGTGCGTGGAGTTTGTACTGCCCACAGCGGCACGCGGAGGGAGCAGTCCTGACACTCTGCAGATTCAGGTGGCTGGCAACTGGACTGTGGAGCAG GTTAAAGCCCAGGTGTGGTTGAAAGCAGTGACATCAAATCTCTGTCCGGAGTTTTACCAGAGGTTTTCTCCAGACCACTGCATCCTCCTGTATCAGAAGAAAGGCACTGTGTGTGAGATCTACGACAAACACCAAGTTTTCCAAACCCTGGACTGCATTCGCTACTGGAGAG CTTTGAAGAAAGACGTTGGACGTATCCAGATGGTACAGCGGCCACAGCCCACAGACCAATCGATCCAGTACCAACGCTATCTGAACCAGCTGATGGGCTATGACGTCACCGATGTGAGTAACGTGCACGATGACGAGCTGGAGTTCACACGGAGGAAACTGCTGACGCCACGCAGGATCGAGCTGAACGACAGGGACCCCCGCCTCTACTGCATGGACCCCTGGGTCACCTGCAAACCACTACCCCAACACCTCCTCAGCAAG gtCAGTAACGGCTTTATCCTGGTGGTCATTCACATCCGAACTGTCAGCCAAACTATTAAAGTCTCTATTGACGACACACCAGAGCAG GTACTTTCCAGCTTTTTTGCCAAGACTGCAAACAAAAAAGCTCTGTTGGGCATCCCAGAAAACATGAGTGAAAATGACTATGTGTTACGTGTTTGTGGAAG GGAGGAGTTTCTGTATGGAGACAAACCTCTGCAGAACTTTAACTGGATTCGACAGAGTTTGAAAAACGGAGAAGAAATCCATCTGGTTTTAGAGATGCCCCCAGAACCAGACCTGGATGTGGTCCAAAAAGAGGATTGGGCACAAGTGGACGACTGCACTGGCGTtgcag gcaCCCATGAGCAACTGACCATCGATGAGAAGGACCATGAGCGGGTCTTTACCATCTCCATGTGGGACTGTAACAGGAAATTTAGGGTGAAGATTCTGGGCCTCGACATTCCTACTCTGCCCAAAACCTCCGAGCTCATCGTTTACATTGAGGCTAGCATCTTTCATGGACAGCAGCTCCTCGCTCAG GAAAGAACAACTTCAAAGCCATTCACAGAGGAAGTTTTGTGGAATTGCTGGTTGGAGTTCAGTATTAAAATCAAGGACTTGCCTAAAGGGGCACGTCTAAACCTCCAG GTTGTGTGCGGGAAACAAATCCAGACCCCAAACTCCAAGACTGGCTCCTCTTACCAAGACAATACATCTGACACAGCCAGCCGTGAAG GAAAGTCCAAGAATCGTCTGCTGTACTACGTGAACCTGCTTCTGATCGACCACCGCTCTCTGCTGCGCCAGGGCGAGTTCATCCTTCACATGTGGAAGATGCCCGAGAAGAACGAGGAGAGCAGCAGTAGCATTAACGCAGACAAGCTAACCTCCGCTACCAACCCCGATAAAGCTTCATCTATGGCCATTGCAATACTGCTTGACAAGTACTGTTACCCCGTAGCACTGCCCAAGAGTCGAGACATGGGCAAAGATTTGGCACGTGATGttgggggaggagaagagggggagggaggggtcagagggcaGAGGGAGATGCCTAATCATCTCAGGAAACAGTTTGAGGCTATAGTGAGCACAGACCCCCTACACCCACTGAGTCCAGAAGACAAGGAGCTCTTATGGCACTTCAGACATGAGTGCATGAAGCATCCCAG GGCATACCCAAAGCTGCTGGGCTCAGTCCGGTGGGGTAAACAAGAGGACGTTTTGGCAACACATAGACTGCTGGAGCGCAGCAGTGCATGGGACTCAAG TGGTCTGGACGTAGGACTGGCCATGCAGCTGCTGGACTGTCACTACTCGGACGCTCAGGTTCGCTCTATGGCTGTGAGGAAACTGGAGACACTGGAGGATGATGACGTGCTCCGATATCTGCTACAGCTTGTACAG GCTGTGAAGTTTGAGCCCTACCATgacagtgcactggtcagatTTCTACTGAAAAGAGCTCTGAGG AGTAAGCGTATTGGACATTTCCTGTTCTGGTTCCTGCGCAGTGAGATCGCTCAGTCCATGCACTATCAGCAGAGGTACGCTGTGCTGCTGGAGGCCTATCTCAGGGGCTGTGGGGAGGCCATGCTGCTCGACTTCAGGAAGCAG GTGGAGATGACGGAGGCTTTGCAGAAAGTGGCTCGTGAGGTTAAGGCCATGTCAGCAGACAAGTATGATATCACCGCTCAAG TGGTGTTTCAGCTGCGTCAGAAACTGGAGGCGCTGCAGTCGTCCGGGTTACCAGAAAGTTTCAGAGTGCCCTATGACCCAGGGCTGAGGGCCGGAGCGTTACTG ATTGAACAGTGTAAAGTGATGGCGTCTAAGAAGAAGCCGTTGTGGTTACAATTCAAAAGAGCTGACCCCACCACTCTGTGTAAAGACCCCATCGGGATCATATTTAAGGATGGGGACGACCTCAGACAGGACATGCTCATTTTGCAG ATTCTGCGGATCATGGAGTCCATCTGGGAAACCGAGTCCCTGGATCTTTGCTTGTTGCCATACGGCTGTATCTCCAGCGGCAACAGGATAG ggATGATCGAGATTGTGAAAGATGCCACAACAATCGCCAACATCCAGCAGAGTGTGGTGGGCAGCACAGGGGCTTTTAAAGATGAGATCCTGTACCAGTGGCTCAGGGACAAGTGTGTCAGTGAGGACAAG TTCCAACAGGCCGTGGAGAAGTTCCTTTTCTCATGTGGAGGATACTGTGTGGCCACTTATGTCCTTGGTATCGGAGACCGCCATAACGACAACATCATGATCACAGAGTCAG GAAACCTCTTTCATATCGACTTTGGTCACATCCTGGGAAACTACAAGAGCTTCATGGGCATTAGTAAAGAGTGGGTGCCATTTGTGCTCACTCCAGACTTCCTTTACGTGATGGGAACGTCAGGGAAGAAGAGCAGCGCAAACTTCCAGAAATTTCAG GATGTGTGCGTAAAGGCCTATCTCGCTCTTCGACATCACACAAACCTCCTGATCATCCTCTTCTCCATGATGCTTATGACAG GAATGCCCCAGCTGACCAGTAAAGAGGACATCGAGTACATCAGGGAGGCGCTGACCGTGGGCCGTAGTGAGGACGAGgcacagcgccacctgctggacCAAATCGAGATCTGCAGAGAAAAGGGCTGGATGGTTCAGATCAACTGGTTTGTTCACCTGGTGCTGGGCATAAAGCAGGGAGTGGAAAAACGATCTACTTAG